The Malus domestica chromosome 13, GDT2T_hap1 genome includes a window with the following:
- the LOC139190940 gene encoding uncharacterized protein, producing MDSASSIILHLTELYGEGTRNRRFSTVSELVKTKMVKGAPVNQHVLKMIVLIEQLENLGTPLDGELAQDFILASLSDSFLQFVMDYIMNKMDSTLSGLLSMLVTAKKTMKKENVVGTAVVAYNKPSTSKAKPKGKGKGKEKKSPTPKAQGGVKKKKIF from the exons ATGGACAGTGCATCCTCcatcatactccatcttacggagttatatggtgaagggacgcgcaatcgtcgctttagcactgtcagtgaacttgtgaagaccaaaatGGTGAAAGGAGCCCCAGTgaatcaacatgtactgaagatgattgtACTCATTGAACAATTAGAGAACCTAGGGACTCCACTTGatggggaattggcccaggacttcatcttggcttctctttctgattcattcttgCAGTTCGTCATGGACTACATCATGAACAAGATGGATAGCACTCTTTCTGGGTTACTAAGCATGTTAGTAACCGCtaagaagactatgaagaaagagaacgttgtagggactgctgtAGTAGCTTACAACAAGCCATCCACTTCCAAGGCTAAGCcgaaaggcaaaggcaaaggaaaggagaagaagtcacccactcctaaggcacaaggaggagtgaagaaaaagaag atcttctaa